In one Zobellia galactanivorans genomic region, the following are encoded:
- a CDS encoding OsmC family protein → MEYHVKASSSSKSNAHIGIKNSEISFGITPESADSLPNPAELFLGSFSSCILKNVERFSILMNFEYSSAEIRVNATRLEKPPRMDNINYVLNIYSQDQNLNTDLLKKNIEKYGTIYNTVKSICSIEGEIKKISE, encoded by the coding sequence ATGGAATATCACGTTAAGGCCTCCTCTAGTTCAAAAAGCAATGCGCATATCGGCATCAAAAACTCCGAAATCAGTTTTGGGATTACCCCTGAATCGGCCGATAGCCTACCTAACCCTGCCGAGCTATTTTTGGGTTCCTTCTCATCTTGCATTCTTAAAAATGTCGAACGCTTTTCCATTTTAATGAATTTTGAATATTCCTCCGCCGAAATAAGGGTAAACGCGACCCGCCTTGAAAAGCCTCCAAGGATGGACAACATAAACTATGTATTAAACATATACAGCCAAGACCAAAATCTAAATACCGATTTGCTCAAAAAGAATATTGAAAAGTACGGGACTATCTACAACACCGTTAAGTCTATCTGTTCCATAGAGGGTGAAATCAAAAAAATATCGGAATAA
- a CDS encoding DUF3037 domain-containing protein yields the protein MQDRVVYEFAIIRLVPRVEREEFINVGAILFSKRKKFLDIRYHVDKARLNAFASDIDPNTIEAYLKAWKEVCMGEPQGGAIGKLDQPSRFRWLTASRSTIIQSSEPHPGLCFDPEKELHDLFNKYVLQ from the coding sequence ATGCAAGATAGGGTTGTTTACGAATTTGCCATCATTAGGTTGGTGCCCAGGGTAGAACGTGAAGAATTCATTAACGTAGGAGCTATTCTTTTCTCTAAAAGGAAGAAGTTTTTAGACATACGATACCATGTTGACAAGGCACGCCTCAACGCATTTGCCAGTGATATAGACCCCAATACCATTGAAGCATACCTCAAAGCATGGAAAGAAGTATGTATGGGCGAACCCCAGGGCGGGGCTATCGGCAAACTTGACCAGCCTTCGCGGTTCCGTTGGCTCACCGCTTCAAGAAGTACGATCATTCAAAGTTCCGAACCGCACCCAGGTCTTTGCTTCGACCCGGAAAAAGAATTGCACGACCTTTTTAACAAGTACGTGCTCCAATAA
- a CDS encoding gluconate:H+ symporter: MPIVIVTAGILILFILIAHFKLNAFISFIIVSLLVGVAQGLDFETVSQSIQTGIGNTLGYLILILGLGAMLGKLVADSGAAQRITTQLVEKFGKKHIQWAVVLTGFIVGIPMFYTVGFVILIPLVFTVAAATGLPLIYVGLPMLASLSVTHGYLPPHPAPTGIAVIFKADIGKTLLYGILVAIPAIVVAGPILSRFIKNVEATPLKEFLNPRILTDEEMPSTSTSMLTALLPVILIGFASVIALLLPEENIFRKATDVLGNPVIAMLISVLVAIYTLGLARGKKMKDVMDSVSSAVSGITMVLLIIAGAGALKQVLIDSGVSEYIGEMLKGSTISPLVLAWLITTVIRVCVGSATVAGLTAAGIVLPLIANTNVSPELMVLAIGSGSLMLSHVNDSGFWLYKEYFNLSVKDTLKTWTVMETTVGVMGLIGVLVLDIFI; encoded by the coding sequence ATGCCAATTGTTATTGTTACCGCCGGAATTCTTATTCTGTTTATCCTTATCGCCCATTTCAAACTCAACGCTTTTATTTCCTTTATCATCGTATCCCTTTTGGTCGGGGTTGCCCAGGGCTTAGATTTTGAAACGGTAAGCCAATCTATACAAACGGGCATAGGCAATACCTTAGGCTACCTTATCCTCATCTTGGGCCTTGGCGCCATGTTGGGAAAATTAGTGGCCGATAGCGGTGCCGCACAGCGTATAACCACCCAATTAGTAGAGAAATTCGGAAAAAAACACATTCAATGGGCCGTAGTGCTCACTGGTTTTATCGTGGGCATCCCCATGTTCTATACGGTGGGTTTTGTTATATTGATCCCATTGGTTTTTACGGTTGCCGCGGCCACAGGCTTACCCTTGATATATGTAGGTCTTCCCATGTTGGCCTCACTTTCGGTTACCCACGGCTACCTTCCTCCCCATCCCGCCCCTACGGGCATTGCGGTCATTTTTAAAGCCGATATAGGCAAAACACTACTCTACGGTATTCTTGTGGCCATACCCGCCATTGTTGTTGCAGGCCCTATTTTATCGCGCTTTATCAAAAATGTGGAGGCCACCCCGCTAAAGGAGTTCTTAAACCCGAGAATTTTGACCGATGAGGAAATGCCCAGTACTTCAACCAGTATGTTGACGGCATTGCTTCCCGTTATCCTTATTGGATTTGCTTCGGTAATAGCCCTATTACTTCCTGAGGAAAATATATTTAGAAAAGCGACCGATGTTTTGGGGAATCCCGTAATCGCCATGCTCATTTCGGTCTTGGTGGCCATATATACATTAGGACTGGCTCGTGGTAAAAAAATGAAAGATGTGATGGATTCGGTGTCAAGTGCCGTTTCTGGCATAACCATGGTACTTTTGATCATAGCAGGTGCCGGTGCCTTAAAGCAAGTACTCATAGACAGTGGCGTTAGTGAGTATATTGGCGAAATGCTCAAGGGCTCCACTATTTCACCACTGGTCTTGGCATGGTTGATCACTACCGTTATTAGGGTCTGTGTAGGCTCGGCAACCGTAGCGGGCTTAACTGCCGCCGGCATTGTTTTACCATTGATCGCCAATACAAACGTGAGTCCGGAGCTGATGGTACTCGCTATCGGATCGGGCAGTCTAATGCTCTCGCATGTGAACGATAGCGGTTTTTGGCTTTACAAGGAATATTTCAACCTATCGGTGAAAGATACTTTAAAAACATGGACCGTTATGGAAACAACGGTAGGTGTAATGGGACTAATAGGAGTGCTTGTATTGGACATTTTTATTTAA
- a CDS encoding Crp/Fnr family transcriptional regulator, whose protein sequence is MNSTSLKSFLTSHLNVDEQDILTLLSHCTTKKVKKDTFLLRKNERCSHTFFVEKGLLRQYSIDEKGKEHILAFAPESWFVTDRESSYFNAPSAYYIQALEDSQIVLIDENFIQGLSEKVPSFTNFNNRLLHNHIRHLQRRVNTLLSDSAKERYLQFIKTYPDILIRVPQTMVASYLGITPESLSRVRRELARKNQVNYLGASSRGIKKNTP, encoded by the coding sequence ATGAACAGCACGAGCCTGAAATCGTTTTTAACGAGCCATCTGAATGTTGATGAACAAGATATTCTGACCCTACTATCCCATTGTACGACCAAAAAAGTCAAAAAAGACACCTTCCTATTGCGGAAAAACGAACGTTGCAGCCATACCTTCTTCGTTGAAAAAGGATTACTAAGACAATATTCCATAGACGAAAAAGGCAAAGAACATATATTGGCCTTTGCGCCCGAAAGTTGGTTCGTTACCGATCGTGAAAGCAGTTATTTCAATGCTCCTTCCGCCTATTACATTCAGGCCTTGGAAGACAGTCAAATCGTTCTGATCGATGAAAATTTCATTCAAGGTCTCTCTGAAAAAGTGCCCTCTTTTACCAATTTCAACAATAGGCTGCTACACAATCATATTCGACATTTGCAGAGAAGGGTAAACACCCTATTGAGCGATTCTGCCAAAGAACGCTACCTCCAATTTATAAAGACATATCCCGACATTCTCATACGCGTGCCCCAAACGATGGTTGCCTCGTATTTGGGTATCACGCCCGAAAGCCTGAGCAGGGTACGCCGAGAACTGGCCCGCAAAAACCAAGTAAACTACCTCGGGGCAAGCTCGCGAGGCATTAAAAAAAATACACCTTGA
- a CDS encoding HipA family kinase — translation MKPIEIRTVDVVQYLKPLREGGSLPGLVKADDEFLYVIKFRGAGQGKKALIAELIGGELARAIGLHVPEIVFMNLDDTFSKTEPDEEIQDLLKFSVGLNLGLHFLSGAIVYDPLVSIADPMTASKVVLLDSMISNIDRTAKNTNLLNWHKELWLIDHGSSFYFHHNWATWETHLSRTFPAIKDHVLLERATKLEEAATEIENRIDPATIAEIVSKIPEEWLNSETDTLSPDAIRAAYIQFLETRLSQLNLLVKEAKNAR, via the coding sequence ATGAAGCCCATTGAAATCAGAACGGTAGATGTGGTACAATACCTAAAACCTTTACGGGAAGGCGGTTCGTTACCAGGCCTTGTCAAGGCCGATGACGAATTCTTGTACGTCATAAAATTTAGGGGCGCAGGCCAAGGAAAAAAAGCCCTTATAGCCGAACTTATAGGTGGGGAACTTGCCCGTGCCATTGGTCTTCACGTACCCGAAATCGTCTTTATGAACCTAGACGACACCTTTAGCAAGACCGAACCCGATGAAGAAATACAAGACCTACTAAAGTTCAGTGTCGGGCTCAATTTAGGCTTACACTTTTTATCGGGCGCCATTGTTTACGATCCCCTGGTCTCTATTGCCGACCCCATGACCGCATCGAAGGTGGTACTGCTCGACAGTATGATCAGCAATATTGACCGCACCGCCAAAAACACGAACCTCTTGAACTGGCATAAAGAACTATGGCTTATAGACCATGGATCCAGTTTTTATTTTCACCATAATTGGGCGACATGGGAAACCCACCTATCTAGGACCTTCCCGGCAATAAAAGACCATGTGCTCTTGGAACGGGCCACAAAATTGGAAGAGGCCGCAACGGAAATCGAAAACCGAATAGACCCCGCTACCATTGCCGAAATTGTTTCTAAAATACCCGAAGAATGGCTGAACAGTGAAACGGACACCCTAAGCCCCGATGCCATTAGGGCGGCATATATACAATTCTTGGAGACAAGACTTTCCCAATTGAATCTACTGGTAAAAGAGGCAAAAAATGCAAGATAG
- a CDS encoding SGNH/GDSL hydrolase family protein — MADFSNMNRRKFINRSVLALAGTTLFGCFNRNRFKFEKNQVVGCFGDSITFAQGNGYVEMLQEKFNEERPELNLKFINLGKNSETVTGLTEKDHPGPRPYLFERLDQALDNNDIDVALFCYGMNDGIYGKPSETLFNSFKIGVYSFLEKMRQRDIKTILITPPPLALAIAPRKDPEATSFGYKNPYPKYDEEVLKEFTRIILEMQHPYANARINIRDVLYGQDPCYDKDPIHPNKAGQRLIADTIFSKLAF, encoded by the coding sequence ATGGCAGATTTCAGTAACATGAACAGAAGAAAATTCATTAATAGATCGGTATTGGCCCTGGCCGGAACCACGCTTTTTGGCTGTTTCAACCGCAATCGGTTCAAATTCGAAAAAAACCAGGTCGTAGGATGCTTTGGCGATAGCATTACCTTTGCCCAAGGTAACGGGTATGTAGAAATGCTTCAGGAAAAATTCAATGAGGAAAGGCCCGAACTAAACCTGAAATTTATAAACCTCGGAAAAAACAGTGAAACCGTAACCGGCCTTACGGAAAAAGACCATCCTGGACCAAGACCTTATCTTTTTGAACGGCTCGACCAAGCCCTTGACAATAACGACATAGACGTTGCCCTCTTCTGTTACGGCATGAACGACGGTATATACGGCAAACCTTCGGAAACCCTCTTCAACAGCTTTAAAATAGGGGTATATTCCTTTCTTGAAAAGATGCGGCAACGAGATATCAAGACCATATTGATCACCCCTCCTCCCTTGGCCCTCGCCATAGCCCCTAGAAAAGACCCTGAAGCCACATCCTTCGGTTACAAGAATCCCTATCCAAAATATGACGAAGAAGTCTTAAAAGAGTTTACCCGTATCATACTCGAAATGCAACACCCCTATGCCAATGCACGCATAAACATCCGCGATGTACTTTACGGCCAAGACCCATGTTACGACAAAGACCCTATTCACCCGAATAAAGCCGGACAACGCCTGATTGCCGATACGATTTTCTCGAAACTAGCGTTTTAA
- a CDS encoding ACT domain-containing protein — protein MAGEKNLAEMVKGMTPKLNPGEFVFVTLKNADHIARKDILCEFKEHEGTTLVITKPKADELGLTYDYIASWITLSIHSSLEGVGLTALFSSELAKHNISCNVIAAYYHDHIFVDIKDGANAIEVLERLSKSYS, from the coding sequence ATGGCTGGAGAAAAAAACCTTGCGGAAATGGTAAAGGGAATGACCCCCAAGTTGAACCCTGGGGAATTTGTATTTGTAACCCTCAAAAACGCCGACCATATCGCCCGTAAAGATATCCTCTGCGAATTCAAGGAACACGAAGGTACTACCCTAGTAATTACAAAACCAAAAGCCGACGAACTAGGACTCACCTATGATTATATTGCATCTTGGATTACCCTATCGATACATTCATCGCTAGAAGGGGTCGGACTTACCGCCCTATTTTCTTCGGAACTGGCCAAACACAATATTAGCTGTAACGTCATAGCCGCCTATTACCATGACCATATTTTTGTAGATATTAAGGATGGCGCAAATGCTATTGAGGTGTTAGAACGCTTGTCTAAGAGCTATTCGTAA
- a CDS encoding endo alpha-1,4 polygalactosaminidase, giving the protein MQKTLNFFIVSTRTMKILLTVLIACVQVACSDKDDTIVAEETVGNTGAIAVYNHAYIENHTADQVGEIVLNAKEAYVLLDPYEDGVIESIPKIKANGNQLAAYISIGTGEDWRDDFDDLKPYLTTEQWNEWPGEYFVNNTTTGIVALMKSRIDQIADWGFDWVEFDNMDWALYEDAREAYGLEVTKEESIAYFQELCAYVHKKGMKCMAKNFVENAENFDGVTYESYHDEKNWWETSGAQSFLEDGKRVIIVHYNESNCDQVYSDYTNLYNKDLAFICEDTRVKKYVHYNGQ; this is encoded by the coding sequence ATGCAAAAAACACTGAATTTCTTTATTGTGAGTACACGAACCATGAAAATTTTGCTCACCGTTCTTATAGCTTGCGTTCAAGTGGCATGTAGCGACAAAGACGACACCATTGTTGCAGAAGAAACGGTCGGCAACACTGGTGCCATAGCGGTCTATAACCATGCATATATCGAAAACCATACTGCCGACCAGGTAGGTGAAATCGTTTTAAATGCAAAGGAAGCCTATGTTCTGTTAGACCCCTATGAAGATGGTGTCATTGAGTCTATCCCGAAAATAAAGGCCAACGGAAATCAATTGGCAGCCTATATCAGTATTGGCACCGGTGAAGATTGGAGAGATGATTTTGACGACCTTAAGCCTTACTTGACCACCGAGCAATGGAATGAATGGCCCGGCGAATATTTTGTAAATAACACGACTACCGGAATTGTAGCCCTTATGAAATCGCGCATCGACCAAATTGCGGACTGGGGTTTTGATTGGGTGGAATTTGACAATATGGACTGGGCCCTGTACGAAGATGCAAGGGAAGCCTACGGTTTAGAGGTTACCAAAGAGGAAAGCATAGCCTATTTTCAAGAACTCTGCGCCTATGTCCACAAAAAAGGCATGAAATGCATGGCGAAAAATTTTGTGGAAAATGCCGAAAACTTTGACGGGGTCACATACGAGTCATACCACGATGAAAAAAATTGGTGGGAGACATCGGGCGCCCAAAGTTTTTTGGAAGATGGGAAACGGGTCATCATCGTTCATTATAACGAAAGCAACTGTGATCAAGTTTACTCAGATTATACAAATTTATACAATAAAGATTTGGCTTTTATCTGTGAAGACACCCGAGTAAAAAAGTACGTTCATTACAACGGGCAATAG
- a CDS encoding pirin family protein — protein sequence MKTRAVELVASPKAPHFVGDGFRVHNFIPSGFRLDMERMDPFIMMDYNSKFYFSPTDSPRGVDVHPHRGFETVTIAYKGKVAHHDSSGGGGVIGEGDVQWMTAASGVLHKEYHEEEWAKKGGEFQMVQLWVNLPKKDKMSAPKYQAIKKEDINRYPLPDQTGEIEVITGKYKDTVGTASTFTPINMLNARLKKGGKADFSFPENYNTVLLVIEGSIVVNGKEEAPTDHLVLMENKGENFTIEATENAVVLVLSGEPMNEPIAAHGPFVMNTKEELMQAFHDFNNGKFGYLEN from the coding sequence ATGAAAACAAGAGCAGTAGAATTAGTGGCCAGCCCAAAAGCCCCACATTTTGTAGGTGACGGATTTAGGGTACATAATTTCATTCCGAGCGGCTTTCGGTTAGATATGGAGCGCATGGATCCGTTTATTATGATGGATTACAACTCTAAGTTTTATTTTTCGCCTACCGACTCGCCTCGAGGGGTAGATGTACACCCACACAGAGGATTTGAAACCGTAACCATAGCTTACAAGGGCAAAGTAGCCCACCATGACAGTAGTGGTGGTGGAGGTGTCATAGGCGAAGGTGATGTACAATGGATGACCGCGGCAAGCGGCGTACTCCACAAAGAGTACCACGAAGAAGAATGGGCCAAAAAAGGAGGCGAATTCCAAATGGTACAACTTTGGGTAAACCTGCCCAAAAAAGACAAAATGAGCGCGCCAAAATATCAAGCCATTAAAAAGGAAGATATCAACCGCTACCCTTTACCCGATCAAACAGGGGAAATTGAGGTAATTACCGGAAAATACAAGGATACCGTAGGCACGGCCTCTACCTTTACACCGATCAACATGCTCAACGCTAGGTTGAAAAAAGGGGGCAAGGCCGATTTTTCCTTCCCGGAAAATTACAACACCGTACTACTGGTTATTGAAGGCAGCATTGTGGTAAACGGGAAAGAAGAAGCCCCTACCGACCACTTGGTGTTAATGGAAAACAAGGGTGAAAACTTCACTATCGAAGCTACAGAAAACGCCGTGGTATTGGTATTGAGCGGAGAACCTATGAACGAGCCTATAGCGGCCCATGGCCCTTTTGTAATGAATACCAAGGAAGAGCTTATGCAAGCCTTTCACGATTTTAACAATGGAAAATTCGGATATCTGGAAAACTAA
- a CDS encoding (4Fe-4S)-binding protein, whose amino-acid sequence MKTKEYGNNEITILWKPEKFIHAGICVKMLPQVYDPKRKPWVNIANASTAALRDQVAQCPSGALSIK is encoded by the coding sequence ATGAAAACAAAAGAATACGGCAATAATGAGATTACCATTCTCTGGAAACCGGAAAAATTCATACATGCGGGCATCTGCGTAAAAATGCTACCACAAGTGTACGACCCAAAAAGGAAACCCTGGGTCAATATAGCTAACGCCAGCACCGCAGCACTGCGCGACCAAGTGGCCCAATGCCCTTCGGGCGCTTTAAGCATAAAATAA
- a CDS encoding PAS domain-containing sensor histidine kinase, whose product MELDYGIYHDGKYTQTILNNMGDSVFVKDIHSKIVMVNDAFCKLVDLSRENIIGKTLAEIVSPTEREGFLKIDQQVLSDGIECIREETMTLQGGEKRILSTRKSRFIDENGEKFLLCVVRDITESKKAEETLHQNEAELKKIGETKDKLLSIIAHDLRSPFNNITMLSDMASNAIASNNLSQSKECLELIDTTTQNAICLLDNLLSWAKSQSGQIDIISDQINLGQIVNETLELSKAIAKTKNISLNYIENKNIEVVSDPKVIKTIIRNLVSNAIKFTPSGGHINISTVSNKEQVEVTVADNGIGMSQEECQKLFNINSDHGRIGTAKEKGSGFGLILSKDLAEKIGGKIWANSIQGKGSQFKFTIPLRTEPEEALS is encoded by the coding sequence ATGGAATTAGATTACGGCATTTATCACGACGGAAAATATACCCAGACCATACTTAACAATATGGGTGATTCTGTATTTGTAAAAGACATACATAGCAAAATTGTAATGGTCAATGATGCTTTTTGCAAGTTGGTCGACCTTTCCCGTGAAAATATCATCGGAAAGACCCTCGCCGAAATAGTAAGCCCGACAGAACGCGAAGGCTTCCTAAAAATCGACCAACAAGTTCTATCCGATGGCATTGAATGTATCAGAGAGGAAACGATGACACTTCAAGGTGGTGAAAAACGAATTCTATCCACTCGAAAATCACGATTTATAGATGAAAATGGAGAAAAGTTCCTCCTTTGTGTGGTACGCGACATTACAGAAAGTAAAAAGGCCGAGGAAACCCTCCACCAAAACGAGGCAGAATTAAAAAAAATAGGGGAGACCAAAGACAAATTGCTTTCCATAATCGCCCATGACCTCAGAAGTCCTTTCAACAATATTACCATGCTTTCCGACATGGCTTCGAATGCCATAGCAAGTAATAATCTGTCTCAGAGTAAAGAATGTTTGGAACTGATCGACACCACTACCCAAAATGCTATCTGCCTGCTCGATAACCTTTTGAGTTGGGCCAAATCGCAATCGGGACAAATCGATATTATATCCGACCAAATAAACCTCGGCCAAATCGTCAATGAAACCTTAGAACTATCTAAGGCCATTGCAAAGACCAAAAACATCAGTCTGAACTATATTGAAAATAAAAATATTGAAGTCGTTTCCGACCCAAAGGTTATAAAGACCATCATACGCAACTTGGTCTCCAACGCCATCAAATTCACCCCTTCTGGGGGCCATATCAACATATCAACGGTATCTAACAAAGAACAGGTTGAAGTAACCGTTGCCGATAATGGCATAGGAATGAGTCAAGAGGAGTGTCAAAAATTGTTCAATATAAATTCAGACCATGGACGCATAGGTACGGCCAAAGAAAAAGGCTCCGGATTCGGTCTTATTCTCAGTAAAGACTTGGCGGAAAAGATAGGGGGTAAAATATGGGCCAACAGCATCCAAGGAAAGGGAAGCCAATTTAAATTTACTATTCCGCTCCGAACCGAGCCGGAAGAAGCCCTAAGTTGA